The stretch of DNA TCTATATAAGATTTAAAACTGTGCCGTTAACTTACCACCAATTGCAGACCATGCCTCAAAGTTGATACAAACTGCCTTATTTGGACTTTTAGCCAACTTCAACTTAAATTAGTAGATTTTCTGCAAAGACAGAAGAGCATAAACTAAGACCGTATGTGAAAATGACTATGGGGGTAATTCTATACTGTCTGCAGTTGCCATTTGTGTCGTTTTCGGCTAAAAGTCCCCTTTGACTTCAATGATGAATTTTCGCCCCAACATGGCTCTGTTCAGACAATATACAATTATCCCCTAAGGATCATACCTACAAAAGGATGCTAAGCAGGTACATTATGACCCATTAAATAGATGCCCAAAAGGTGCCTTACCACTGTTTAGTAAAATGTGTAATACATTCAGGAGAAATGGCAGCGATACCAATCATTCCCTGGACGTTCCTAATCTTATTTTCAACCTAGGGTTCCCAGATATTATTTTAATGTCAGAAATATCTGCCAATTCTATATTAATTCAGTCATCTACATTCATTTCTAAGCTTTCAAAGGTGATTTCTTAACATGAATCACTAGTTTAAATGCGATACCTGTTATTGTTAATGAAAAATGGACAAAGGGGCATAGGTGCTCTGATACAGAACAGTCCTATGTACTGCACGAGACATGAATCCAAGAGAAAAGCAATGTTCTTAGCAAGCTCTAGTCACGTCATTTTGGTAAATGTAGTTGTCAAATCCAGTTAAACTTATATTGCAGATATTTTGGTTAATATGTCACGGTTCTGTTATAGTCTTTACCTTCCTTATCTCACTACCTCTGTGAGAAACGGATAAATTAGTAATACCAATACATTTGAGACCAAATAAGAAAACATCACAAAACATACAAAGCATTGTAGTTAGGTATCAGCGATGCAACCAAATAACACACACTAACTAGTGTTTCCCATGTGGCCTCAGGTAAAATGCATAATGATGTGCAAGTAGAGAAACAAACTTCTAGGTTTCTTTGAAAGCCCCATGTGTAGTTTATACAGTTTACAGTACATTTAACTGAGGTTACAAAAACGGATACTGATTTCCAAGTTGTTTTTCATACTTCACATTTGCCTGCTTTATTGTAAAGAATTATTTCATCCCACACTCAATGGCTAATGGAAACTGAAGCTCTGTTAACACTTCACCCCCTGGTCTAGAAGGTTGCCAAGTCTGGTAAGAAGTGTCTTGTTGCTCTCTATCATTCAACTTTTTTTCCTGGTCCACTGTCCGTATTTAGTTTCTGAAGGCATTTCGAAGCACTTTAGACACAGGGAGATCCTCCAGGTTCTCTTCAGAGCCAGAGGCATCTGATGGCATGTTTGCCACCACTGTCCTTTTACATAAGTACTGCAGAGACACCACTTTACaattcagtggctgtgtgagcatAAGAGGAACTGGTTGGTCCTTCCCTTCAATATGGCACAGATTAGAGTCAGATTCTCCGGCAGCTGTCAGATGCATGTAGTGCTCGACCAGTTTTACTACACAAGGAAAGGTGGGTGGGTGCTCTGCCCCTGCCACCGTCTCCAGGTAGAAGGTAGGGCCGTCATGTTTAATACGCAGGTTGGTTATACCAGCAGATGTGCGAATGCTTAGGGTAAAAAGGTGATGATGATCCGAAGAGTCGCGGATAAGAAAGGATCCAACGGGCTGGTCAGTTAACAGCTTTTTGGCTTCTGCACCAGAGAGGGTGCTCCAGTAGTAACCACTGGCCTCCAGTCTCTCCAGAGCAGTCTCCACCCGGTCAAAGTCCCCACAGAATGACTTGTAGTGGTAGGACAGCTGGGCAGCCTGAGAGCTCATGGCTGCAAGGATGGAAGAGGGGCAGAAGCAGCGATGAAAGCAATTCCAGCGAAGTGTTACCATCGTCAAGCTAATCAACCTAGGCTGCACTCTGAGAGGAAGGCCCAAGCTGGTTGTCAGGATTTCTTCATAAAATACTCATTGCTCACTTGTATCCATCTTCCCAACTCACCTGTAAGATAGAGGTAAGAAGCGTATAAGATTAATAAGATTGATAACATGAGgtacatacagttgtattttgtATACTATTAAATCACAGTTAGTATTATTTTCCTTTAGTGGCATAACACTATTTTCTATATATCATCTTTCCAATGTGACTTCTCACTGTGACAAAATTGCCTCCACAAATGTGTAATTTTTCTGCAGATTGTCCATAGATACCTTTCACCATCCCATGTGATATTCAAACTTCCCCAGCAGCTCTGATGTTTAATTATTTTCATCTAATTACTGGGGACACTGACATGGATAAACATGTTCAAcattttttcaatattttttgcAATAACTGTAACAGGCATCACTAATTCATGTAGAAAATGAATTAGTGCAATTTCAAAATAGTAAAAATAACACCTGTGTAATGGAGAAAAAAACATTTTGCAggcttgtaacagggacttaaccctGTCTAAATTAGGCTTCAATAGAAAACCTgtagtggtctgaggaatccagcagggagcttgtTAATTGCAGCCAAAGtgaattaaccagactccacctggctaatcagacagGTTGAAAAGCCTCCTGCTGGGAACTGACAAAGAGACTCTTGAGCACACAGAAGAACcgtgtgctgccagcaagacaccagGGACCAGACCTATTCCAGGGTGCAGCGAACCCGGGAACCCccagaggctggcccctcaacgGACACCAACTCAGACTCTGACCCAGAGCCCAACATGTAGGGCCAACTGCTTTAATGTACCGCTTTTGGACACTGGGGTCTTAGG from Ascaphus truei isolate aAscTru1 chromosome 6, aAscTru1.hap1, whole genome shotgun sequence encodes:
- the LOC142497554 gene encoding suppressor of cytokine signaling 3-like, which produces MVTLRWNCFHRCFCPSSILAAMSSQAAQLSYHYKSFCGDFDRVETALERLEASGYYWSTLSGAEAKKLLTDQPVGSFLIRDSSDHHHLFTLSIRTSAGITNLRIKHDGPTFYLETVAGAEHPPTFPCVVKLVEHYMHLTAAGESDSNLCHIEGKDQPVPLMLTQPLNCKVVSLQYLCKRTVVANMPSDASGSEENLEDLPVSKVLRNAFRN